The Neobacillus sp. OS1-2 genome includes a window with the following:
- a CDS encoding ABC transporter permease, translating to MTFRRFAFNNVVRNKRLYAAYFLSSMFTVMVFFTFAIFAFHPDLTGSEMNLTVQKGMNISAGIIYVFSFFFVLYSMSTFLSTRKKEFGLLMMQGMSVRQIRLMVFMENMVIGFFATLGGILLGLIFSKGILLIGENVLAMNDGLNFYIPIKAVFVTFVSFILLFFFISLFVSYVLRSRKLIDLIKGNKKSKGEPKANIFLTILAVFLILIGYAAALIVKGTLVIAAMLPVIIVVIIGTYLLFTQLSVYLIRRFKKNENIFWRKTNMILLSDLSFRMKDNARTFFMVAIVSTVAFSAIGTLFGFQTFLTAGLKNNNPYTFSYRTDDQDEQDVALINETIREEKMEANHEQTMLHYYEIGQDSILIARESDFNRFARMLREDTIDIQNGQVQVVEFAGNEFGQTEDLLKQTIKLNSGVTLTPKKVIYSKALPATDSYYVVSDHDFKELPAPKREEHFHAWQVTEGKENIFSASRKIADDLPSYEFNARDYSIYQLNQQYGLVLFVGLFIGIVFFVSAGSFLYFRLYADLDEDKQKFHSIAKMGLTEKELKKVLTRQTAILFFTPILVALIHGAIALTALSHLFFYDLTKVSMVVLSVFLVIQIVYFYIVRFFYTKQVKTVL from the coding sequence ATGACCTTTCGCAGATTCGCGTTTAATAATGTCGTTCGCAACAAACGGTTGTACGCAGCTTACTTCCTAAGCAGTATGTTTACGGTGATGGTATTTTTTACATTTGCGATATTCGCCTTTCACCCTGATTTAACTGGAAGTGAGATGAATTTGACTGTACAAAAAGGGATGAATATTTCAGCGGGAATTATCTATGTCTTTTCTTTTTTCTTCGTTCTTTATTCAATGAGTACATTCTTAAGTACCCGAAAAAAAGAGTTTGGGTTATTGATGATGCAGGGTATGTCCGTTAGGCAAATACGTCTAATGGTATTCATGGAAAACATGGTGATTGGCTTTTTCGCTACATTAGGTGGGATCTTGTTGGGATTGATTTTTTCCAAAGGGATTTTATTAATTGGGGAAAATGTGCTTGCCATGAATGACGGTCTAAACTTTTATATTCCGATTAAAGCAGTTTTTGTAACCTTTGTTTCCTTTATTTTGTTATTTTTCTTTATTTCGTTATTTGTCTCCTATGTATTACGCAGTCGAAAGCTGATCGACTTAATTAAAGGAAATAAAAAGTCAAAAGGCGAACCAAAAGCGAATATCTTTCTCACGATTTTAGCCGTATTTCTCATTTTAATTGGATATGCAGCTGCTTTAATTGTGAAGGGAACGCTCGTAATTGCAGCAATGCTGCCAGTGATCATTGTCGTAATCATCGGTACCTATCTCTTGTTCACCCAGTTAAGTGTTTATCTGATCCGAAGATTTAAGAAGAATGAAAACATCTTTTGGCGGAAAACGAACATGATTTTATTATCCGATCTTTCGTTCCGAATGAAGGATAATGCTCGTACCTTTTTTATGGTTGCGATTGTTTCGACTGTTGCATTTAGTGCGATTGGGACATTGTTTGGTTTTCAAACCTTTCTTACTGCAGGGTTGAAAAATAACAATCCTTATACATTTTCATATAGAACTGATGATCAAGACGAGCAGGATGTCGCCTTAATTAATGAAACGATTAGGGAAGAAAAGATGGAAGCAAATCACGAGCAAACAATGCTTCACTATTATGAGATTGGTCAAGATTCCATCCTTATAGCGAGGGAATCGGATTTTAATCGATTTGCTAGAATGCTTAGGGAAGATACTATTGATATTCAAAATGGTCAGGTTCAAGTAGTTGAATTTGCTGGGAATGAATTTGGACAAACCGAAGATCTACTAAAGCAAACGATCAAATTGAATTCAGGTGTTACCTTAACGCCGAAGAAAGTTATTTATTCAAAAGCACTGCCAGCAACTGATTCATATTATGTCGTTTCTGATCATGATTTCAAGGAACTGCCCGCACCAAAAAGGGAGGAGCACTTTCATGCATGGCAGGTTACGGAGGGGAAAGAAAACATTTTTTCAGCTTCCCGAAAGATAGCTGACGACCTTCCTTCTTATGAATTTAATGCTAGGGATTATAGTATTTATCAACTAAATCAGCAATATGGTCTAGTCTTATTTGTGGGATTATTTATCGGGATTGTCTTTTTTGTCTCCGCTGGAAGTTTCCTTTATTTCCGACTTTACGCGGATTTAGATGAAGACAAACAAAAATTTCATTCAATCGCGAAAATGGGCTTAACCGAAAAAGAATTAAAAAAGGTCCTTACTAGACAAACGGCCATTCTTTTCTTCACACCGATCCTGGTTGCCCTCATTCATGGAGCGATAGCCCTGACTGCATTATCGCACCTTTTCTTTTATGACTTAACAAAGGTATCCATGGTGGTACTAAGTGTATTTTTAGTCATCCAAATAGTGTATTTTTACATTGTCCGCTTTTTCTACACGAAGCAAGTGAAAACTGTTCTTTGA
- a CDS encoding methyltransferase domain-containing protein: MEQKYIELNSKTIDKWVEDGWLWGKPISHEIFEKAKKNDWFVVLTPTKPVPKEWFGEMNGAKILGLASGGGQQMPIFSALGATCTVLDYSEKQLESEREVAKRENYEINTVRADMTKPLPFEDESFDMIFHPVSNCYVEDVVPIWKECYRVLKKGGILLAGLDNGFNYLFDEDETTLANQLPFNPLKDPELYEKSLKNDWGIQFSHTIEEQIGGQLQAGFILTDIFQDTNGSGKLHEFNVPTFYATRALKR, from the coding sequence ATGGAGCAAAAATACATAGAGTTAAATTCGAAAACGATTGATAAGTGGGTAGAGGATGGTTGGTTATGGGGGAAGCCGATTAGTCATGAGATTTTTGAAAAAGCGAAAAAGAATGATTGGTTTGTGGTTCTAACACCGACTAAACCCGTACCAAAGGAATGGTTTGGCGAAATGAATGGTGCTAAAATCCTTGGCTTGGCGTCTGGCGGTGGTCAGCAAATGCCAATCTTTTCGGCCTTAGGGGCAACATGTACGGTATTGGATTATTCAGAAAAGCAATTGGAAAGTGAAAGAGAAGTAGCAAAAAGAGAGAATTATGAAATCAACACAGTTAGGGCTGATATGACCAAGCCGTTGCCATTCGAGGACGAATCGTTCGACATGATTTTTCATCCCGTTTCCAATTGTTATGTAGAGGATGTTGTTCCGATATGGAAGGAATGTTACCGCGTTTTGAAAAAAGGAGGGATTCTCTTAGCCGGATTAGATAACGGTTTTAATTATCTGTTTGATGAAGATGAGACAACGCTCGCCAATCAGCTCCCATTTAATCCCTTGAAGGATCCCGAGCTATATGAAAAGTCGCTAAAAAATGATTGGGGCATCCAGTTTTCCCACACGATTGAGGAACAAATAGGGGGACAATTACAGGCGGGTTTTATCCTAACTGATATCTTCCAAGATACAAACGGTTCAGGGAAACTTCATGAATTCAATGTTCCAACCTTTTATGCTACAAGAGCGCTTAAAAGGTAA
- a CDS encoding cupin domain-containing protein translates to MSVINENEREYRFGDSGPKYLLKGPRMNFGVVMLQPGQDFTAHYHTIMEENFYILEGNLEIHIDNEIFQCKPGDFVHVEPKKVHYLINKGEKVFKAAFMLAPYQEKDKVEVDYKPYDN, encoded by the coding sequence TTGTCAGTTATAAACGAGAATGAGAGAGAATACCGATTTGGAGATAGTGGCCCCAAGTATCTTTTAAAAGGACCTAGAATGAACTTTGGTGTGGTTATGTTACAACCAGGACAAGATTTCACAGCCCATTATCATACCATCATGGAAGAAAACTTCTATATTTTAGAAGGCAACCTAGAAATTCATATTGACAATGAGATTTTCCAATGTAAACCAGGTGATTTTGTTCATGTTGAACCGAAAAAAGTCCACTATTTAATTAATAAAGGAGAAAAAGTCTTTAAAGCCGCTTTTATGCTCGCACCCTATCAAGAAAAAGATAAGGTTGAAGTAGATTACAAGCCATACGATAATTAA